The nucleotide window AATGTAGAAGAGATGTCCTTCAATGTTTGCTTGTGCCCCTTTGCCTGGGATAGCTTGAAAGTCTTCAGGCCTCGGATACTGAAGCCCTTTCCGCTCTGCTTCTTCGACAATCGCCCTGGCCAGGTGATGTTCAGAGTAGCACTCGATGGCAGCAGCCAGGCGCAAGACTTCATCCGCAGAATATTCGTTTAGAGGGATAATGTCGGTGACTGCCGGCTTGCCCCTGGTAAGAGTGCCGGTCTTGTCGAAAACGAATACCTTCAAATGTCCAGTTTCTTCCAGGCAAATACCGCCTTTGATGAGGATGCCCACGCGAGCGGCGGCAGTGAGGCCGGAAACTATTGACACTGGCGTCGAAATGACCAAGGCACAGGGACAGGCTATGACCAGAAGAACCAGCGATCGATAGAACCAGACTGTGAAAGAAAGACCTAGAACAAGAGGGGGAAGAGCTGCTATCAGGACTGCGACCCCTATGACAGCAGGAGTATAGTACCTGGCAAACTTTTCCACAAAACTCTGGGATGGTGCTTTCTGTGACTGGGCTTCCTCCACCATGTGGATGATCCTGGAGAGAGTGGTATCCTGGTAGCCGTGTGTTACTTCAACCTCGAGAGAGCCATTCTGATTGATAGTGCCAGCGAACACGCTGTCACCGACAGTCTTGGCCACCGGTAGTGATTCTCCGGTGATGGGTGCCTGATTGACACTCGATGATCCTGCCACCACCCGGCCATCCAGGCCGATCTTTTCCCCAGGCCTGACGAGTATTTTTTCCCCAATCCCCACATCCTGCACCGGGACATCTTCCTCCTTGCCATTTCTCTTGACCACCACCATGTTAGGAGACAGCTCCATCAGGGAGCGAATGGCATTTCTTGCCCGATTCATGGTGTAGTTTTGCAGAATGTTAGCCACCGAAAAGAGAAACATCACGGTGGCTCCCTCCAGCCATTGCTCTATTGCGGCAGCACCGATCACAGCCACCGTCATGAGGAAATTCATATCGAGGCTGAAAGTCCTCAAGGCCAACAGGCCCTTGCGAGCAATAAAGTAGCCTCCAGTAAGGATCGCCAGAATGTACAGGGAATCGGTTATGGTGTGAGGGTACCCGGCAAGGGAAAAGCCGAGAGCAGCCAGTATGAAAACACCGGAAACCGTTGTAAGGATAAGGTGCCTGTGGCGCATCCAGGTAGACTCAGCAGGTCTGTGGCCCCCTTTGAGCCTGGCTTGCATGCCGGTTGCATCCACCGCCTCGATAATCTGTTCTGGTTTGAGCCGCTCAGGATCATACGATACCCGGAGTTCCCGGGCCACAAGATTGAACTGGAGTTCATTTATTCCAGGGAGCCTTTTCAACTGTTTCTCGATAATGGTGGATTCGTCGGCACAATCCATTTCCTCGACAACAAGGTCCAACCGCTCGGTAGCACCAGCTTCGGCCAGGCGATAACCAGCTTTTTTCAGTTCGCGTTCGAGACGCTCTATCTCAAAGCGACGAGGGGTATACTCGATCTTCAACCTGGAAGTGGCAAAATTGATGGAACTGGCCCGCACCCCAGCCAGTTTTTCCAGCGTCTTTGCCAGAGTGGCGGCACAGTCAGCACAATCCAGACCCACAACAGTTCCCTCCCAGGTCTTTGTTTCCTGGCTCTTCTCCATGTCAGCTCTCCATGTTTCTCAACACCCTAGCGATAAGGTCCCGCTGCCTCAGCACATCGATTTTCTGTCCTTCTATAATAGGAGCTCCCCCCAGAAGATTCAAAAATGCTGCGCGGCATGAACTTCTCCCAGAGTCCCTTCTTGCCTAACCTTCTCAGTTGTCTCCGTTGAGCAAGAGGTGTACCAACATTTTATCTCTACTAAATTACAAGAAATTTACAAGTCAGCCAAGGGGAATGACTGTCAATTGCGTAATTTTTGCGCACGCCAGAGTCTTCTTCCACACGTGGTGTGCAGGCTTCAAGCAGTTCCAGTGTTGACGAACAACTTTTTTCCAGGGCCGGAGCAGCATCCCAGGTGTCCCAAAGGGGTGTGCTTTACTTTAGCTATTTGCAAATGTTGCTAGATGAGAGTGATTGGCTCCTGGGGCGCTAGAGTGAAAGAACCCAGCTCCACAGATCAGGTTGCAGTTGTCTCATGGATAAAGTATATTTAAAAAGTAGGATTAATTCGCTCAGGCGATATAGCAGAAAGCGGCATATTGCCCGGCAGGTGCTGTTGGGCATAGGCTGTAGCAGTGGAAAGAAATGGCCAATCCGAGACATTTGACCCAGCTCAAGAAAGGCGCAGCTAGCTGGAATTCCTGGAAGAAAAGAAACCCTTACACTGTACCTGACCTGCGCTTGGCAAGCCTGAACCTGGCAGACCTAAAGGGAGCTGATCTTCGCTGGGCTGATTTTCGTGCAGCTGACCTCCGCAGGGCCTCTCTAAAGAGAGCTAACCTCACTGGAGCC belongs to Deltaproteobacteria bacterium and includes:
- the cadA gene encoding cadmium-translocating P-type ATPase translates to MEKSQETKTWEGTVVGLDCADCAATLAKTLEKLAGVRASSINFATSRLKIEYTPRRFEIERLERELKKAGYRLAEAGATERLDLVVEEMDCADESTIIEKQLKRLPGINELQFNLVARELRVSYDPERLKPEQIIEAVDATGMQARLKGGHRPAESTWMRHRHLILTTVSGVFILAALGFSLAGYPHTITDSLYILAILTGGYFIARKGLLALRTFSLDMNFLMTVAVIGAAAIEQWLEGATVMFLFSVANILQNYTMNRARNAIRSLMELSPNMVVVKRNGKEEDVPVQDVGIGEKILVRPGEKIGLDGRVVAGSSSVNQAPITGESLPVAKTVGDSVFAGTINQNGSLEVEVTHGYQDTTLSRIIHMVEEAQSQKAPSQSFVEKFARYYTPAVIGVAVLIAALPPLVLGLSFTVWFYRSLVLLVIACPCALVISTPVSIVSGLTAAARVGILIKGGICLEETGHLKVFVFDKTGTLTRGKPAVTDIIPLNEYSADEVLRLAAAIECYSEHHLARAIVEEAERKGLQYPRPEDFQAIPGKGAQANIEGHLFYI